A stretch of the Thermodesulfobacteriota bacterium genome encodes the following:
- a CDS encoding ABC transporter substrate-binding protein: protein MRKIVFGLVAALFVFLTLSCTNNVNAEVRGVTDKSIKIGVSIDMTGPAAGTCVLATEAMRTYTRYINDSGGVNGRQLNLIIEDDRYSIPPAIAALKKLVYRDKIFALIGPSSISQTNALWKSIQKEKLPTISISLPEVAVSPFKRYLFVITDIAPGQAKVLVDYMIKDFNLKEPKVALVYPDTEAGKTDLAVAIERLKKYNITPVTKEVLAPGAIDASSQVMSIQRYKANVIAHVGTIPSTTITLLRDSKKMGLKIPVFGSFAAMLGEEINAIGEAANQFYSVHAMSPWYGKGPGVEEMRKITLKYHPGTEKPYRGTFYTHGWILKTVMVEGLKRAGRNLDGEALVDAIESIKNYNTGGLCAPITYSSESHKGGDSWKIYRADPAGGKYIPMTEWRKSE from the coding sequence ATGAGAAAAATTGTTTTTGGACTGGTTGCAGCCCTGTTTGTATTCTTGACTTTATCCTGTACTAATAATGTCAACGCTGAAGTACGAGGTGTAACAGATAAGTCAATAAAAATAGGGGTGAGTATTGATATGACAGGTCCCGCAGCGGGTACTTGCGTCCTGGCGACTGAGGCGATGAGGACATATACCAGGTATATTAACGATAGTGGTGGTGTCAATGGAAGACAGTTGAACTTAATTATAGAAGATGACCGTTACTCGATTCCACCTGCTATTGCCGCTCTTAAGAAGCTGGTTTACAGAGACAAGATATTTGCTTTGATAGGGCCTTCATCTATAAGCCAAACCAATGCCCTGTGGAAGAGCATTCAGAAAGAGAAGTTACCGACCATATCTATCTCACTGCCTGAGGTTGCTGTTAGCCCTTTTAAGAGGTATTTATTTGTGATCACCGATATCGCTCCGGGCCAGGCGAAGGTTCTTGTTGATTATATGATAAAGGACTTCAATCTGAAGGAGCCAAAGGTTGCTCTGGTTTATCCTGACACTGAGGCTGGGAAAACAGACCTTGCAGTTGCAATAGAGAGGCTTAAGAAATACAATATAACACCTGTAACAAAGGAGGTACTGGCTCCTGGTGCTATCGATGCCAGCTCCCAGGTGATGAGTATACAAAGGTACAAAGCAAATGTCATAGCCCATGTCGGGACTATCCCCTCAACAACCATTACTCTGCTCAGGGATTCAAAGAAGATGGGATTAAAGATACCGGTTTTTGGCAGTTTTGCTGCGATGCTTGGAGAGGAAATAAACGCAATTGGTGAGGCAGCAAACCAATTCTACTCTGTTCACGCCATGTCTCCCTGGTACGGTAAGGGGCCGGGCGTGGAAGAGATGAGAAAAATCACACTGAAATATCACCCTGGGACGGAAAAACCCTATCGCGGAACATTTTACACCCATGGCTGGATTCTCAAGACTGTTATGGTAGAGGGTTTAAAAAGAGCCGGTAGAAATCTCGACGGAGAAGCTCTGGTAGATGCCATTGAGAGTATTAAGAATTATAATACCGGTGGGCTCTGTGCTCCTATCACTTACAGTTCGGAAAGTCATAAAGGCGGAGATTCATGGAAGATATACAGGGCAGACCCCGCTGGTGGGAAGTACATCCCCATGACGGAATGGAGGAAATCAGAGTAA
- a CDS encoding ABC transporter substrate-binding protein, with protein MKVRKDVLLVAGLLVSIFLIYGSLSHAKEVRGVTDTTIKIGVILDQTGPIAGDIGIPITEGIRNYTRYVNDKGGIFGRKIKLIVEDDHYSIPACIAAFKKLLFKDEIFAMYGPGNAGGAKALFGQIEKLKVPNMSIAPDDAQINPLKRHIFMPFNVYHDQWGVVLDYIINDLKAKKINVTFVYWDSESGKVNLASVRKWAKFFNFNLDTEIINMGALDATSQVMTIKRKNPTHILIHHGAPGVVALLRDLRKFGLNIPVYGNIISCTEDTVRMGGSASKNYIGAHPFSSWYDDGKGAEEMRRITLKYKPGTEMPYRSKMYTGGWMFAALICEGLNRVGRNMSIEGFVTALENIKDMDTGGLSGPVTFSPTNHQGIHRTKLYRADPESGKVVPITDWRKTPEIK; from the coding sequence ATGAAGGTGAGAAAGGATGTATTGTTGGTAGCTGGATTGTTGGTAAGTATTTTTTTGATTTACGGCTCTTTGAGCCACGCAAAAGAAGTGAGGGGAGTAACGGATACAACGATAAAGATCGGGGTTATATTGGACCAAACAGGGCCTATTGCAGGGGATATAGGGATACCGATAACCGAGGGAATCAGGAACTATACAAGATATGTCAACGATAAGGGTGGAATATTCGGAAGGAAAATAAAGTTGATAGTTGAGGATGACCACTATTCCATACCTGCCTGCATAGCTGCCTTTAAGAAGCTTCTCTTCAAGGATGAGATATTTGCTATGTATGGGCCTGGTAACGCAGGAGGGGCAAAGGCGCTCTTTGGACAGATAGAAAAACTGAAGGTTCCAAACATGAGCATAGCCCCTGATGATGCTCAGATAAATCCGTTAAAAAGGCATATATTTATGCCCTTCAATGTCTACCACGATCAGTGGGGGGTGGTCTTAGATTATATTATAAATGATCTTAAAGCCAAGAAGATCAATGTAACATTTGTATATTGGGACTCAGAGTCGGGCAAGGTAAACCTTGCATCTGTCCGGAAATGGGCTAAGTTTTTCAACTTTAACCTCGATACCGAGATAATAAACATGGGTGCCCTCGATGCTACCTCCCAGGTGATGACCATCAAAAGGAAGAACCCAACTCATATCCTGATACACCATGGTGCTCCAGGCGTTGTGGCTTTACTCAGAGATTTAAGGAAATTTGGTCTTAACATTCCCGTTTATGGAAACATAATATCATGCACGGAAGATACAGTAAGAATGGGAGGTAGTGCATCAAAGAATTATATAGGCGCTCATCCCTTCTCTTCCTGGTACGATGACGGAAAGGGCGCGGAGGAGATGCGAAGGATTACCCTCAAGTATAAACCTGGTACTGAAATGCCATATCGCAGCAAGATGTATACTGGGGGTTGGATGTTTGCTGCCCTCATTTGCGAAGGGCTAAACAGGGTTGGAAGAAATATGAGTATTGAGGGATTTGTAACGGCCCTGGAAAATATAAAAGACATGGATACCGGAGGGCTTTCCGGTCCAGTCACTTTTTCTCCTACCAATCATCAAGGGATACATCGTACAAAGCTTTACAGAGCTGATCCGGAAAGTGGGAAAGTTGTCCCGATTACGGATTGGAGAAAGACTCCGGAAATAAAATGA
- a CDS encoding DUF2889 domain-containing protein produces MVQGYVDNRVLSYTKNIHAAAENMDNGNTIARVRADDTFMSAEMEIEVKIPDLKIVSIQGRIIRSFAEECKNNVEILKRAIGMRVGAGVTRLVKETIGGPNGCNVFADMILEGCNAMIMGFTVEELDKQLASETDEGYEQVLRDMLEHNPRVASCIAFTEGNELRRRLGV; encoded by the coding sequence ATGGTTCAAGGTTATGTAGACAACAGGGTACTCAGCTACACAAAGAATATTCATGCAGCTGCGGAGAACATGGATAATGGGAACACCATAGCAAGGGTCAGAGCAGATGATACGTTCATGTCTGCCGAGATGGAAATAGAAGTTAAAATACCTGATTTAAAGATCGTATCGATACAGGGCAGAATAATTCGATCCTTTGCCGAGGAGTGTAAAAACAACGTAGAGATTTTGAAACGTGCAATTGGTATGCGTGTAGGGGCAGGAGTCACCAGATTGGTAAAAGAAACAATAGGGGGGCCTAATGGGTGTAATGTCTTTGCTGATATGATACTCGAAGGCTGCAATGCGATGATAATGGGATTTACCGTTGAGGAACTTGACAAGCAGCTTGCATCGGAGACCGATGAAGGTTATGAGCAGGTACTCAGGGACATGCTGGAACACAATCCAAGGGTTGCGAGCTGTATAGCCTTCACCGAGGGTAACGAACTGAGAAGAAGACTGGGGGTGTAA
- a CDS encoding DUF2889 domain-containing protein, translating to MMFEFTRTKSIGVEKREGGIFLVHGFLDDNVYTIELDIEVKTPELTIFSARGNMKRYTTPECTKAPSILSDAVGIQIGGSDFETKIKKLVGRGGCRHLADLFIECCNAVFPALIQTQWKDAKSKGISKDDFIKGLVNNEPKIRDRCITYSKDSSLIKKLNVSW from the coding sequence ATGATGTTTGAATTTACAAGAACCAAGTCCATAGGTGTGGAGAAGAGGGAAGGTGGTATATTTCTGGTACATGGGTTTCTGGATGATAATGTCTACACCATAGAGCTGGACATAGAGGTAAAGACTCCCGAACTTACCATATTCAGTGCCAGGGGCAATATGAAGAGATACACCACTCCGGAGTGTACTAAAGCCCCGAGCATCCTTAGTGATGCGGTGGGCATTCAGATAGGCGGTTCTGATTTTGAGACAAAGATAAAGAAGCTTGTTGGCAGGGGAGGATGCCGGCATCTGGCAGACCTCTTTATCGAGTGCTGCAATGCTGTTTTTCCTGCCCTTATACAGACCCAATGGAAAGATGCTAAATCTAAAGGGATCAGTAAAGATGATTTTATTAAAGGGTTGGTAAACAATGAGCCTAAAATCAGAGACCGATGCATAACGTATTCCAAGGATAGTAGCCTGATTAAAAAACTTAATGTTTCCTGGTGA
- a CDS encoding ABC transporter substrate-binding protein — protein MKLKNKLLILIVLFVNIFLIYGSLSYAKEVRGVTDTVIKIGVIMDHTGPAANVTLPIANGIKTYARYFNDQGDVYGRKLKIIAEDDRYSIPAAIAAYKKLIFKDRIFTLIGPGSASFVPPLWDKWQKDKLPTMCVVFSELTVDPYKKYIFIACDTYERQVMVLTDYIVKDYKLKNPRIGIVRPDTEAGKTDLRGVLPRLKEYNIEAVTEEIVMAGAVDVSSQVMSLKRKNTNCIMNIGTITSTAVTLVRELKKFGYKIPVFNSWGAMLAEDLNEIGDAASQTYVVTGLVPWYGEGPGVENLRKVTLRYFPGTEKPYRGTGFTYGWGLLTILTEGLKKTGKDLDEDGLIKALESLENYDTGGLLPPITFTSKSHRGGQASKIYRVNPARKQFVALTGWKRLE, from the coding sequence ATGAAACTAAAAAACAAATTATTGATATTGATTGTGTTATTTGTTAATATTTTTCTGATTTACGGCTCTTTGAGTTACGCAAAAGAGGTCAGGGGAGTAACGGATACGGTGATAAAAATAGGGGTGATAATGGACCATACAGGTCCTGCTGCCAATGTTACGTTGCCCATTGCTAACGGCATTAAGACTTACGCCAGATATTTTAATGATCAGGGAGATGTTTATGGAAGAAAGCTAAAAATTATTGCAGAAGATGACCGCTATTCAATTCCTGCTGCCATTGCGGCGTATAAGAAGTTGATTTTCAAAGACAGAATATTTACCTTAATAGGTCCTGGTTCAGCGAGCTTTGTCCCGCCACTGTGGGATAAATGGCAAAAGGATAAGTTGCCGACTATGTGTGTGGTATTCAGTGAACTTACCGTAGATCCCTATAAAAAATATATATTTATTGCCTGTGATACCTATGAGCGGCAGGTAATGGTTCTTACAGACTACATAGTCAAAGACTATAAGTTGAAGAATCCAAGGATTGGTATAGTACGTCCTGATACCGAGGCCGGTAAAACCGATTTGAGAGGTGTGCTTCCGAGGCTGAAGGAGTATAATATAGAAGCTGTAACAGAGGAAATAGTGATGGCGGGTGCAGTTGATGTGAGCTCACAGGTCATGAGCTTGAAGAGGAAAAATACTAATTGTATCATGAATATCGGAACAATTACCTCGACAGCTGTTACCTTGGTCAGGGAATTAAAGAAATTTGGATACAAGATACCGGTTTTTAATAGCTGGGGGGCGATGCTTGCAGAGGATCTCAACGAGATTGGCGATGCTGCAAGTCAGACATATGTGGTAACCGGACTCGTTCCATGGTATGGTGAAGGGCCAGGGGTAGAAAACTTGAGGAAAGTCACATTGAGGTATTTCCCCGGAACAGAGAAGCCTTATAGAGGTACAGGATTTACTTACGGATGGGGGCTTTTAACCATTTTAACTGAGGGGCTAAAAAAGACTGGCAAGGACCTGGATGAGGACGGTTTGATAAAGGCTCTCGAAAGCCTTGAGAATTATGATACCGGTGGACTTCTTCCACCTATCACGTTTACCTCGAAGAGCCATAGAGGAGGGCAGGCATCAAAGATTTACAGAGTAAACCCTGCCAGGAAACAATTTGTCGCTCTGACGGGATGGAAGAGACTAGAGTAG
- a CDS encoding PHP domain-containing protein has translation MVVDLHIHTKRLSPCSEMEPEEAASEAKRIGLDGVCFTEHNKVWDPQEILKIEKKSGISIFQGVEIDTTEGHVLVFGLQKNFQGITPIEDLRQMVNNVNGFMIAAHPFRGFLLFGFSKLQMNVDDASKNHLFKFVDGIEIFSGRQTPKENDFSCQVCDRLNLRPVGGSDAHSTKDIGRCVTIFENKIASQEDLIRELKTGRFNAGYFQRG, from the coding sequence ATGGTAGTCGACCTTCATATTCATACAAAAAGGCTCTCTCCTTGCAGTGAGATGGAACCGGAAGAAGCTGCCTCAGAGGCTAAAAGGATCGGGTTGGACGGGGTATGCTTTACGGAACACAATAAGGTCTGGGATCCCCAGGAGATTTTGAAGATTGAGAAAAAATCTGGAATCTCGATCTTTCAAGGAGTTGAGATAGATACTACAGAAGGACATGTACTGGTTTTTGGGCTTCAGAAAAACTTTCAAGGGATAACTCCTATTGAAGATTTGCGTCAAATGGTGAATAACGTTAATGGGTTTATGATAGCAGCCCATCCCTTTAGGGGTTTTTTATTGTTTGGTTTTTCCAAACTGCAGATGAATGTGGACGATGCCAGTAAAAACCATCTCTTTAAGTTTGTTGACGGCATTGAAATATTCAGTGGGAGGCAGACGCCCAAGGAGAATGATTTTTCATGCCAGGTATGCGATAGACTGAATCTAAGACCGGTTGGGGGGAGTGATGCCCACTCTACAAAGGATATTGGCAGATGTGTTACCATATTTGAAAATAAGATAGCTAGCCAGGAAGACCTCATAAGAGAGTTAAAGACG
- a CDS encoding CBS and ACT domain-containing protein has product MLVKNWMNTNLITIDEEESMHTAIKLMKENNIRRLPVVKKGKLIGIVTNLDINRESASKATTLAINELNYLIDKIKIKNIMTKKNLKTISPTDTVEEAALIMSEEKIGVLPVVEDGRLVGIITESDLFKVLISMTGVRQGGIQFAFELQDKPGSIKEVADVLRSYGGRMLCIMTSYEQAKEGYRHAYIRMKNIERVKLETLKKELQKFNLMYISDSKG; this is encoded by the coding sequence ATGTTAGTAAAAAATTGGATGAATACGAATTTAATTACTATCGATGAAGAGGAATCCATGCACACGGCTATAAAGCTGATGAAGGAAAACAATATACGACGTCTGCCTGTTGTGAAAAAAGGAAAGTTGATAGGGATTGTAACGAATCTTGACATTAACAGAGAATCAGCATCCAAGGCTACAACCCTGGCTATTAACGAGTTGAATTATCTTATAGATAAGATAAAGATTAAAAATATTATGACAAAGAAAAACCTAAAAACCATTTCTCCAACAGATACAGTTGAGGAAGCGGCTTTGATTATGTCAGAAGAAAAGATTGGGGTACTTCCCGTAGTGGAGGATGGAAGGCTGGTAGGGATTATCACAGAATCGGACCTATTTAAGGTCCTCATCAGTATGACAGGTGTCCGACAAGGGGGTATCCAGTTTGCATTTGAACTTCAAGATAAGCCCGGCTCTATTAAAGAAGTTGCCGATGTACTGCGGTCTTACGGGGGGCGTATGCTCTGTATAATGACATCGTATGAACAGGCAAAAGAAGGATACCGTCACGCTTACATAAGAATGAAGAACATTGAGAGGGTTAAGCTTGAGACTTTGAAGAAAGAGTTACAAAAATTCAATTTGATGTATATATCGGACAGTAAAGGGTAG
- a CDS encoding ABC transporter substrate-binding protein, producing the protein MKVRKDVLLVVGLLVTIFLIYSSLSHAKEVRGVTDKSIKVGVILPITGPAASLGVPAADAIRAYIRYVNEHGGINGRQLNLIVEDDRYSIPPSIAALKKLVYRDKVFALLGPGSASQVNVLWKGIQKDKLPTIPVATPEIAVIPLKKYIFIIIDTYAGQVKALIDYMIKDFNLKEPRVAVVHPDTEAGKIDLAPTLERLKRYNLTPVTKEILSPDAVDASTQVMSFKRYNANCVLHVGTITPTTITLVRDLRKLKLNIPVFASWGAMLGEEMNAIGEAANQLYSVHATSPWYGKGPGIEEMRKITLRYHPGTDKPYRGTIYTHGWIMATVLVEGLKRAGKNLDEEALVSALESMKNYDTGGLCAPITYSSESHKGGDSWRIYKADPAAGRFIPMTDWRKPE; encoded by the coding sequence ATGAAGGTGAGAAAGGATGTATTGTTGGTAGTTGGATTGTTGGTAACTATTTTTTTGATTTACAGCTCTTTGAGCCACGCAAAAGAAGTCAGGGGTGTAACAGATAAATCAATAAAAGTGGGGGTGATTCTTCCTATAACGGGTCCTGCAGCAAGTCTTGGCGTCCCGGCGGCTGATGCAATAAGGGCTTATATCAGGTATGTTAACGAGCATGGTGGTATCAATGGAAGACAGTTGAATTTAATTGTAGAAGACGACCGTTATTCCATTCCCCCTTCTATTGCTGCCCTTAAGAAGCTGGTTTATAGAGATAAGGTATTTGCCTTGCTGGGGCCAGGGTCTGCAAGCCAGGTCAATGTCCTGTGGAAGGGTATCCAGAAGGATAAGTTACCTACTATCCCCGTTGCGACGCCTGAAATCGCCGTTATTCCTTTGAAGAAGTATATATTTATCATCATTGACACCTATGCAGGCCAGGTGAAAGCTCTTATCGATTATATGATAAAAGACTTCAATCTGAAGGAACCCAGGGTTGCAGTGGTCCACCCTGACACCGAGGCCGGTAAAATAGATCTAGCTCCCACACTGGAGAGGCTTAAGAGATACAATCTGACACCTGTAACAAAGGAGATACTGAGCCCTGATGCAGTGGATGCCAGCACTCAAGTAATGAGTTTCAAGAGGTACAATGCTAATTGTGTGCTCCATGTTGGAACTATCACCCCAACAACAATCACTTTAGTCAGGGATTTAAGGAAGCTTAAGTTGAATATACCAGTATTTGCCAGTTGGGGAGCAATGCTTGGAGAGGAAATGAACGCAATCGGTGAGGCAGCAAACCAACTCTACTCTGTTCATGCTACGTCTCCCTGGTACGGTAAGGGGCCGGGTATTGAAGAGATGAGAAAAATCACGCTTAGATACCACCCTGGAACAGACAAACCCTATCGTGGAACAATATACACCCACGGATGGATCATGGCGACTGTGCTTGTAGAGGGGCTCAAAAGGGCGGGGAAGAATCTCGATGAAGAAGCTCTGGTAAGTGCTCTTGAGAGTATGAAAAACTATGATACCGGTGGGCTCTGTGCCCCTATCACTTACAGTTCAGAAAGCCATAAGGGCGGAGACTCATGGAGGATATACAAGGCAGACCCTGCTGCTGGGAGGTTCATCCCTATGACGGACTGGAGGAAGCCAGAGTAA